One stretch of Campylobacter sp. CCS1377 DNA includes these proteins:
- a CDS encoding manganese efflux pump MntP family protein — protein MDILSLIFLACALAMDAFAVSLCKGFSVKKLQIRHYLIVSCYFGGFQALMPLIGYFIGISFSDFVKFIDHWIAFILLGLIGAKMIKEALEDESCDTNSNQFGAKIMLGLAIATSIDALAIGVSFAFLKVNLILALLLIGFITFMFCLLALKIGNTFGIYLKSKAEFFGGAVLILLGFKILIQHLFFEG, from the coding sequence ATGGATATTTTAAGTTTAATTTTTCTCGCTTGTGCTTTAGCTATGGATGCTTTTGCGGTATCTTTGTGCAAGGGTTTTAGTGTAAAAAAATTACAAATTAGGCATTATTTAATCGTAAGTTGTTATTTTGGTGGCTTTCAAGCTTTAATGCCACTCATAGGATATTTTATAGGAATTTCTTTTAGTGATTTTGTAAAATTTATAGATCATTGGATAGCTTTTATCTTGCTTGGTTTAATTGGCGCTAAAATGATAAAAGAAGCCTTAGAAGATGAAAGTTGCGATACAAACTCAAATCAATTTGGCGCTAAAATAATGCTTGGCTTAGCAATAGCAACTAGCATTGACGCATTAGCGATTGGCGTGAGTTTTGCTTTTTTGAAAGTGAATTTAATTTTAGCTCTTTTGCTGATAGGATTTATTACCTTTATGTTTTGCTTGCTTGCCTTAAAAATAGGTAATACCTTTGGGATTTATCTTAAAAGCAAGGCTGAATTTTTTGGCGGTGCGGTATTAATTTTATTAGGATTTAAAATTTTAATCCAGCATTTATTTTTTGAAGGTTAA
- a CDS encoding phosphoethanolamine--lipid A transferase: MPQLKISWFKFTLLNSILITLLNFNLHLFVYEKLQNLWLTLVFVVAYFGLVHAILSVVFVKYLTKFFSIFFIVASCVSIYFITFYGVLIDSDMIQNVVQTDTKEVLDLINWRVVVLSFVVLVFCILISRIRIENPSLGGGIIKIMRTRILSILLGLFVFLIAFLPLSKTFMPFFRNYSEIRMYNVPFYQIYAVYRYYVRFLKPKPEFKIIAKDAFLENNSTKKLLVLVVGETARAANYSLNGYAKNDTNFYTKKEGVVFFNDFSSCGTATAVSLPCMFSFSKRQNYSSAEFGENAMDILQKVGVNATWIDNNSGGCKGVCERLLDKKQLSSDYDENLLPHLKERLANLSTQNIIVLHLQGSHGPTYYKRYPDAFKKFTPTCDTNELSKCDNEALINTYDNTLLYTDFILSEIIKLLKEMSDYQSSLIYLSDHGESLGENGIYLHGMPYTIAPKTQTHIPAIFWSNDENLMDLAQKHKNLKLSQDNLFSTLLGYFDVNSSVYEVNYDLLNQALKANQ; encoded by the coding sequence ATGCCCCAACTTAAAATTTCATGGTTCAAATTTACGCTTTTAAATTCTATTTTAATCACGCTTTTAAATTTTAATTTACATTTATTTGTTTATGAAAAATTACAAAATCTATGGCTAACTTTAGTTTTTGTTGTAGCTTACTTTGGCTTGGTGCATGCAATTTTATCGGTTGTTTTTGTAAAATATTTAACTAAGTTTTTTTCTATTTTTTTTATTGTAGCATCTTGTGTTAGTATTTATTTTATCACTTTTTATGGGGTTTTGATTGATTCTGATATGATACAAAATGTTGTCCAAACTGATACAAAGGAAGTTTTGGATTTAATTAATTGGCGTGTGGTTGTTTTAAGTTTCGTAGTGCTTGTATTTTGCATTTTGATTTCAAGAATTCGTATTGAAAACCCTAGCTTGGGGGGGGGGATTATAAAAATAATGCGAACTAGAATTTTGAGTATATTGCTAGGACTTTTTGTTTTTTTAATCGCATTTTTGCCTTTAAGCAAGACTTTTATGCCTTTTTTTAGAAATTATAGTGAAATAAGAATGTATAATGTACCTTTTTATCAAATTTATGCAGTATATCGTTATTATGTGCGTTTTTTAAAGCCAAAACCTGAATTTAAAATCATAGCAAAAGACGCATTTTTAGAAAATAATAGTACTAAAAAACTTTTAGTTTTGGTTGTAGGTGAAACCGCAAGGGCTGCAAATTATTCTCTTAATGGATACGCTAAAAATGATACGAATTTTTATACTAAAAAAGAAGGCGTTGTGTTTTTTAATGACTTTTCATCGTGTGGGACTGCTACGGCAGTAAGCTTGCCTTGTATGTTTTCTTTTTCTAAACGCCAAAATTATTCAAGTGCTGAATTTGGTGAAAATGCTATGGATATCTTACAAAAAGTAGGTGTAAATGCCACATGGATAGATAATAATTCTGGCGGTTGCAAAGGGGTTTGCGAAAGGCTTTTGGATAAAAAACAACTTTCGAGTGATTATGATGAGAATTTATTGCCACATTTAAAAGAAAGATTGGCTAATTTAAGTACTCAAAATATCATCGTTTTGCACTTGCAAGGCTCTCATGGACCAACATATTATAAACGCTATCCTGATGCTTTTAAGAAATTTACACCCACATGTGATACAAATGAGCTTTCAAAATGCGATAATGAAGCTTTGATTAATACCTATGATAATACTTTGCTTTATACGGATTTTATACTAAGCGAGATTATCAAGCTTTTAAAAGAAATGAGTGATTATCAAAGTTCTTTGATTTATCTTTCAGATCATGGAGAAAGTTTGGGAGAAAATGGCATATATTTGCACGGAATGCCTTATACTATAGCACCAAAAACACAAACACATATTCCTGCGATTTTTTGGAGCAATGATGAAAATTTAATGGATTTAGCACAAAAACACAAAAACTTAAAACTTTCACAGGATAATCTTTTTAGCACACTTTTGGGATATTTTGATGTAAATTCAAGTGTTTATGAGGTAAATTATGATCTTTTAAATCAAGCTTTAAAGGCAAATCAATGA
- the selB gene encoding selenocysteine-specific translation elongation factor, which translates to MNSLLIGTAGHIDHGKTSLIKALNGFEGDSLKEEKERQITINLSFSNLICKEKHLSFIDVPGHKDLVKTMISGAFGFSACLFVVDINEGLKEQSIEHLEVLEILGIKDIILVFSKCDLCENLKEQGQKILNALNFVPKEIFYTSIKDEASIKKLKNYLLNLECKNTDEKLVFRYYIDRVFSLKGIGTVITGSLNEGKIALNEKIICLDNQKELIIKNIQNHENNFNEISAFNRVALSLNCDYKELKKGFLLSKKGFFKGFKECDVLIKAKNLKNAKMLFCVGTKSIECKVNILKELENDEFFAHLDFEKNLFLCFDEKFVLLQNNRVIGGGRVLNPMSEPLKREQKNKFLMFLKNKDLKKAFEFLTNTHKYGFGLLSSYQRFKLGHEEALNLAKELNEVFIDEKNLNVYNLSILDEFKKFVSFILEKNPYAMLSAISLALRLSWASVEFCEFGLKNMTNLLDFKNGVYFKKGIDFEKLKEKNNNELYEMLKKQGIKAEAPYNLYDFLELDRKSGDEMLKKLTKQNLIVRLTHNLFVEKNALNKLMEECFELLKNESLDVQKMKEYFNFSRKYAIAYLEYLDKNEKVTKINEKRYLKDNI; encoded by the coding sequence ATGAATTCACTTTTAATTGGCACTGCGGGGCATATTGATCATGGAAAAACTTCTTTAATTAAAGCATTAAATGGCTTTGAGGGCGATAGCTTAAAAGAGGAAAAAGAAAGACAAATCACTATAAATTTAAGTTTTTCAAATTTAATTTGCAAAGAAAAGCACCTTTCTTTTATCGATGTGCCCGGACACAAAGATTTGGTTAAAACAATGATAAGTGGGGCATTTGGCTTTAGTGCTTGTTTATTTGTAGTTGATATTAATGAAGGTCTAAAAGAACAAAGCATAGAGCATTTAGAAGTGCTTGAAATTTTAGGAATAAAAGATATTATTTTAGTATTTAGTAAATGTGATTTATGTGAGAATTTAAAAGAACAAGGGCAAAAAATTTTAAACGCGCTGAATTTTGTGCCAAAAGAAATTTTTTATACTTCCATTAAAGATGAAGCAAGTATTAAAAAATTAAAAAACTATCTTTTAAATTTAGAATGTAAAAATACGGATGAAAAACTTGTTTTTCGTTATTATATCGATAGGGTTTTTTCCTTAAAAGGCATAGGAACTGTTATTACAGGAAGCTTAAATGAAGGAAAAATTGCCTTAAATGAAAAAATCATTTGCCTTGATAATCAAAAAGAACTCATCATCAAAAATATACAAAATCATGAAAATAATTTTAATGAAATTTCAGCCTTTAACCGCGTAGCTTTAAGTTTAAATTGTGATTATAAAGAGCTAAAAAAGGGTTTTTTATTAAGTAAAAAAGGATTTTTTAAAGGTTTTAAAGAATGTGATGTTTTAATTAAAGCTAAGAATTTAAAAAATGCAAAAATGCTTTTTTGTGTAGGAACAAAAAGTATAGAATGCAAGGTTAATATTTTAAAAGAATTAGAAAATGATGAATTTTTCGCGCATCTTGATTTTGAAAAAAATCTTTTTTTATGCTTTGATGAAAAATTTGTTTTACTTCAAAACAACCGCGTTATAGGCGGTGGAAGGGTTTTAAATCCTATGAGCGAGCCCTTAAAAAGAGAGCAAAAAAATAAGTTTTTAATGTTTTTAAAAAATAAAGATCTAAAAAAGGCTTTCGAGTTTTTAACCAATACCCATAAATACGGCTTTGGTTTGCTTTCAAGTTATCAAAGATTTAAATTAGGCCATGAAGAAGCATTAAATTTAGCCAAAGAATTAAACGAAGTTTTTATAGATGAAAAAAATCTTAATGTTTATAATTTATCCATTTTAGACGAATTTAAGAAATTTGTTTCTTTTATACTTGAAAAAAATCCTTATGCCATGCTTTCAGCTATTTCTTTGGCCTTAAGGCTTTCTTGGGCTAGTGTGGAATTTTGCGAATTTGGACTTAAAAATATGACAAATTTACTTGATTTCAAAAATGGAGTGTATTTTAAAAAAGGAATTGATTTTGAAAAATTAAAAGAAAAAAACAATAACGAGCTTTATGAAATGCTTAAAAAACAAGGTATAAAAGCTGAAGCACCTTATAATTTATATGATTTTTTAGAGCTTGATAGAAAAAGCGGAGATGAAATGTTAAAAAAACTGACAAAGCAAAATCTCATCGTAAGATTAACACATAATCTTTTTGTAGAGAAAAATGCACTAAATAAGCTTATGGAAGAATGCTTTGAGCTTTTAAAAAATGAAAGTCTTGATGTGCAAAAAATGAAAGAGTATTTTAATTTTTCAAGAAAATACGCCATAGCTTATTTAGAATATTTAGACAAAAATGAAAAAGTAACAAAAATAAATGAAAAACGCTATTTAAAAGACAATATTTAA
- a CDS encoding thioredoxin fold domain-containing protein, whose translation MKKITLALLISNVLLFGASNQEIIDFYTKVYSSQIPDVKISVIKREKIPVDNFESVILDIQSENFKEQIITFTKDSVIVPDILDLKNEISYRQAFEMEKIKQIKDNFEKNAKNEVKKETMLISLGDKTKPSMYVFSDPECPYCRKHLKSIKQTLKDYQVHLILTPVHDKSAFEKAALIYKEIKGAKNDEEKIAILNKYFDPNIKDYPSVNENELLEVIKLNNKYQALGLMQVPTIIKDDE comes from the coding sequence ATGAAAAAAATTACTCTTGCTTTATTAATATCTAATGTTTTACTTTTTGGTGCTAGCAACCAAGAAATTATTGATTTTTATACTAAAGTTTATTCTTCACAAATACCTGATGTAAAAATTTCTGTTATAAAAAGAGAGAAAATTCCTGTTGATAATTTCGAAAGTGTTATTTTAGATATTCAAAGTGAAAATTTTAAAGAGCAAATCATTACTTTTACAAAAGATTCTGTTATAGTTCCTGATATTTTAGATCTTAAAAATGAAATTTCTTACCGACAAGCCTTTGAAATGGAAAAAATCAAACAAATAAAAGACAATTTTGAAAAAAATGCAAAAAATGAAGTTAAAAAAGAAACAATGCTTATAAGTCTAGGAGACAAAACTAAACCCTCAATGTATGTATTTTCAGATCCTGAATGCCCTTATTGTCGCAAACACCTAAAAAGTATCAAACAAACCTTAAAAGATTATCAAGTCCATCTTATCTTAACTCCAGTGCATGATAAAAGTGCTTTTGAAAAAGCGGCTTTGATTTATAAGGAAATTAAGGGTGCAAAAAATGATGAAGAAAAAATTGCTATTTTAAATAAATATTTCGATCCAAATATTAAAGATTATCCAAGCGTTAATGAAAATGAGTTACTTGAAGTCATCAAGCTAAATAATAAATATCAAGCCCTAGGCTTAATGCAAGTGCCAACCATTATAAAAGATGATGAATAA
- a CDS encoding diacylglycerol kinase has translation MKPKYSLFKNSSYALSGIKFLLKDEKSFRLEVAITLPLIIFSLFLPLSFAEHFILISVLVLIFIVEALNSAIEACVDLYTDDFHILAKKAKDCGSAAVFFSVCLAVCTWLVVLFKVFFL, from the coding sequence ATGAAACCAAAATATTCTTTATTTAAAAATTCAAGCTATGCTTTAAGCGGTATTAAATTTTTACTCAAAGATGAAAAATCTTTTAGACTAGAAGTTGCAATCACCTTGCCTTTGATAATTTTTTCATTATTTTTGCCACTAAGTTTTGCAGAGCATTTTATTTTAATTTCTGTTTTAGTATTGATTTTCATAGTAGAAGCTTTAAATTCTGCCATTGAAGCTTGCGTGGATTTATATACCGATGATTTTCATATTTTAGCTAAAAAAGCTAAAGATTGTGGTAGTGCAGCGGTATTTTTTAGTGTGTGTTTGGCAGTATGTACTTGGCTTGTGGTACTTTTTAAGGTATTTTTCTTATGA
- a CDS encoding exodeoxyribonuclease III: MKLLSWNVNGLRAICDKNALDWIANEEIDFIGFQEIKAHEDKFPKKIYEYPFKHMYSNSAKRAGYSGVMSLCNFDSEVKKCEFFDDEEGRVLEHRFKNITLFNIYFPNGQKDEERLNFKMKFYADFLVYLDKLLKDGFEIIICGDVNTAHKEIDLTHPKANANTSGFLPIERAWIDDLLKLGFIDTFREINGEIKEKYSWWSYRMKARERNVGWRIDYFFISKGLKDKLKNAFIRDDIFGSDHAPIGIEIDI, from the coding sequence ATGAAATTACTTTCATGGAATGTCAATGGCTTAAGAGCGATTTGTGATAAAAATGCCCTTGATTGGATAGCAAATGAAGAAATTGATTTTATAGGCTTTCAAGAAATCAAAGCACACGAAGATAAATTTCCTAAAAAAATTTATGAATATCCTTTTAAGCATATGTATTCAAATTCTGCTAAAAGGGCGGGATATTCTGGCGTGATGAGTCTTTGTAATTTTGATAGTGAAGTGAAAAAATGTGAATTTTTTGATGACGAAGAGGGCAGAGTTTTAGAGCATCGCTTTAAAAATATCACCCTTTTTAATATTTATTTTCCAAATGGACAAAAAGATGAAGAACGCTTGAATTTTAAGATGAAATTTTATGCGGATTTTTTGGTGTATTTAGACAAGCTTTTAAAAGATGGTTTTGAGATAATAATCTGTGGCGATGTAAATACAGCTCACAAAGAAATCGATCTTACTCATCCAAAAGCAAATGCTAATACTTCAGGCTTTTTGCCTATTGAAAGGGCTTGGATTGATGATTTGTTAAAGCTTGGATTTATCGATACTTTTAGAGAAATTAACGGCGAAATCAAAGAAAAATACTCGTGGTGGAGCTATAGGATGAAAGCAAGAGAAAGAAATGTAGGCTGGAGGATTGATTATTTTTTCATTTCAAAAGGCTTAAAAGATAAACTTAAAAATGCTTTTATAAGAGATGATATTTTTGGTTCAGATCACGCACCCATAGGAATTGAAATAGATATTTAA
- a CDS encoding NADH-quinone oxidoreductase subunit N: MLNNIDFQILNIPLAFPVLVLVMGAIILLLCSAFKNLHRSFYVAFSLIFLVFSFALMYFEDFSTNSYAFFETLQTDSLALGAQKIILIFSAFYVLMDVKQKQGEFYALLLFIAASLMLMVSSSNLILIFIGLESSSLALYTLIAMRGTRNAISSAIKYFSVAAVGSGFFVLACALIYMKTGSLAINKAMQNSNDVLTIGAFAMMLVIAGVKLSLMPFHFWLKDVYYASNANLVAFISVVPKIAMVAFVCRLFAFVPQANFIYVVMIFASFSMLISSIVALSQNDVKKMLAYSSISHSSFALMALIPILSDYEFFSSSLDSVMAYWTLFAFANYGTFLLLSLTKSSSYDALAALFKFKPVLALLLGIFVLSLAGIPPFGVFWGKVMIMLRSIEAGYWYLALIMALSSALIVFAYFKIIIYAFFKKNLGFEGVEKLQMSQILVLTLSLIASLFYVLIL, from the coding sequence ATGCTAAATAATATCGATTTCCAAATTTTGAATATTCCTTTGGCTTTTCCCGTTTTAGTTTTGGTTATGGGAGCTATTATTTTACTTTTATGCTCGGCTTTTAAAAACCTTCACCGCAGTTTTTATGTGGCTTTTAGTCTGATTTTTTTGGTATTTAGTTTTGCTTTAATGTATTTTGAAGATTTTAGTACTAATTCTTATGCCTTTTTTGAAACTTTACAAACGGATAGTTTGGCTTTAGGAGCACAAAAAATCATTTTGATTTTTTCAGCTTTTTATGTTTTAATGGATGTAAAACAAAAGCAGGGTGAATTTTATGCTTTATTATTGTTTATAGCAGCTTCTTTGATGCTTATGGTTTCAAGCTCAAATTTGATTTTGATCTTTATAGGACTTGAAAGTTCTTCTTTAGCGCTTTATACTTTAATTGCAATGCGAGGCACAAGAAATGCTATTTCTAGTGCTATAAAGTATTTTAGCGTTGCAGCGGTAGGATCTGGATTTTTTGTTTTAGCTTGTGCTTTAATTTATATGAAAACAGGCTCTTTAGCCATTAATAAAGCTATGCAAAATTCAAATGATGTATTAACGATAGGCGCATTTGCTATGATGCTAGTAATTGCTGGAGTTAAGCTTTCTTTAATGCCGTTTCATTTTTGGCTTAAAGATGTTTATTATGCTTCAAATGCAAATTTAGTGGCTTTTATTTCCGTTGTTCCAAAGATTGCTATGGTTGCTTTTGTGTGTCGTCTTTTTGCTTTTGTACCACAAGCAAATTTCATTTATGTGGTGATGATTTTTGCATCTTTTTCTATGCTGATTTCAAGCATAGTGGCTTTAAGTCAAAATGATGTGAAAAAAATGCTCGCTTATAGTTCCATTTCGCATTCTTCTTTTGCTTTAATGGCTTTGATTCCAATATTATCAGATTATGAATTTTTCTCTTCATCTTTGGATAGCGTGATGGCTTATTGGACTTTATTTGCTTTTGCAAATTATGGCACTTTTCTATTATTAAGCCTTACAAAGTCAAGTTCTTACGATGCTTTAGCGGCTTTATTTAAATTTAAACCCGTTTTAGCACTTTTATTAGGAATTTTTGTTTTAAGTTTGGCAGGAATTCCGCCTTTTGGTGTATTTTGGGGTAAGGTAATGATTATGCTAAGAAGCATTGAGGCTGGTTATTGGTATTTAGCTCTTATTATGGCTTTAAGTTCAGCATTGATTGTGTTTGCTTATTTTAAAATTATCATCTATGCTTTTTTCAAAAAGAATCTTGGCTTTGAGGGTGTTGAAAAACTGCAAATGTCTCAGATTTTGGTTTTAACTTTATCTTTAATTGCCAGTTTATTTTATGTGTTAATCTTGTAA
- a CDS encoding replication/maintenance protein RepL, with amino-acid sequence MNEKILCLCKEILGKKRFELLQFLCENADENGFIFIKISELEEKLNQSKPTIITTFKFLEEKKLFKRLKNGLYQLKFKID; translated from the coding sequence ATGAACGAAAAAATACTTTGCCTTTGCAAAGAAATTCTAGGCAAAAAACGCTTTGAATTGTTACAATTTTTATGTGAAAATGCTGATGAAAATGGCTTTATTTTCATAAAAATAAGTGAGTTAGAAGAAAAATTAAACCAAAGCAAGCCTACCATTATCACTACTTTTAAATTCTTAGAAGAAAAAAAGCTTTTCAAACGTCTTAAAAATGGACTTTATCAGTTAAAATTTAAAATTGATTAA
- a CDS encoding flagellar protein, translated as MRVLILICISFIYLFGFDLVLNTGRENNSTFAILHLKNDKEFSCKELVVDGKSHFQCDILGNIEREFQNQKFDYFDLEFKKQNDNLQILIYPKIEAKMYILDPELYAKTDVKNTKNINTSKNFTFVFSEKIDFVDERDGLNFDIKFPHEILPSIGALDLESNPVVIPQSADINTYVRIKNEYEKSNYLQVISDAQNAINRYSGSIFMSEFILYKLRAQNKLYTYNDEDKDQAVLEAMLEESKNWMRTFTSDKNFPEILYLSMRAYMGLSQKNNVDYVIGILKNEHAGNYFSELALLDYAEYLYHLGKKEEGMLLNEQIYYQSQNKDLASRAGAFLAKYYIEKKDYSKAISFINLIFEANPAYFVQDKNRALDLAELLSMHKLYNLSSAIYEKVFLDLKTIDPEYEKTLKNLALDLSQTARHQDAKKYLDLYVEEFMDGEFITEIKEASDRIFFDTADNNSTLLHERYTQLREQYNNEISQRALSEDVKLYFNEGNYSKVLEFKDLIDQSQNPDDKGYLSKAAINSLNAELSKDECIKATDLYLRFESYGIIQGIDGKKHMLECLLRTSKIDKAKEYIEKNYNEDSIYYGLQKANLLLDDKKYQQVLDLSTQILNSRILKSDEEKFKALKLKFLAYLRMDDYNNAIKSLMRLEKFPMNYEMVELYNEFVTYCKDKNLQTSILTYATKAIDYQNLKGVNLFSPQLEFTYLDALYKAQRYDEALLVLKDLIKIKNLNADEKARIFYTQALVYEKLANLNAQKQSLQQCLDLNSTSNWKNLCQDKNQLLIDKNL; from the coding sequence ATGAGAGTTTTAATTTTAATTTGTATAAGTTTTATATATCTTTTTGGCTTTGATTTGGTATTAAATACAGGTAGAGAAAATAACTCTACCTTTGCTATTTTGCATTTAAAAAATGATAAAGAATTTAGTTGTAAAGAGCTTGTTGTTGATGGAAAATCTCATTTCCAGTGCGATATTTTAGGAAATATTGAGCGAGAATTTCAAAATCAAAAATTTGATTATTTTGATTTGGAATTTAAAAAGCAAAATGACAATTTGCAAATTTTGATTTATCCAAAAATTGAAGCAAAAATGTATATTTTAGATCCGGAGCTTTATGCAAAAACAGATGTTAAAAATACTAAAAATATCAATACATCAAAGAATTTCACCTTTGTTTTTTCAGAAAAAATTGATTTTGTTGATGAACGCGATGGTTTAAATTTTGATATTAAATTTCCACATGAGATTTTACCTTCAATTGGAGCTTTAGATTTGGAATCAAATCCCGTTGTTATTCCACAAAGTGCAGATATTAATACTTATGTGCGTATAAAAAATGAATATGAAAAAAGTAATTATTTGCAAGTAATTAGCGACGCACAAAATGCTATCAATCGTTACAGTGGCAGTATTTTTATGAGTGAATTTATACTTTATAAATTAAGGGCACAAAATAAACTTTATACCTATAATGATGAAGATAAAGATCAAGCAGTCTTGGAAGCTATGCTCGAAGAGAGCAAAAATTGGATGCGCACTTTTACGAGTGATAAAAATTTTCCCGAAATTCTATATTTAAGTATGAGAGCTTATATGGGTCTTAGTCAAAAAAATAATGTTGATTATGTGATCGGCATCTTAAAAAATGAGCATGCGGGAAATTATTTTTCAGAGCTTGCACTTTTAGATTATGCAGAATATCTTTATCATTTAGGTAAAAAAGAAGAGGGAATGCTTTTAAATGAGCAAATTTATTATCAAAGTCAAAATAAAGATTTAGCCAGTCGTGCAGGAGCTTTTTTAGCTAAGTATTACATAGAAAAAAAAGATTATTCTAAGGCTATATCATTTATAAATCTGATTTTTGAAGCTAATCCTGCTTATTTTGTTCAAGATAAAAATAGAGCTTTGGATTTAGCAGAGCTTTTAAGTATGCATAAACTTTATAATCTTAGCTCGGCAATTTACGAAAAGGTTTTTCTTGATTTAAAAACCATAGATCCAGAATATGAAAAAACCTTGAAAAATTTGGCACTTGATCTAAGTCAAACTGCAAGGCATCAAGATGCTAAAAAATATCTCGATCTTTATGTGGAAGAATTTATGGATGGAGAATTTATTACAGAAATCAAAGAAGCTTCAGATCGTATATTTTTTGATACAGCAGATAATAATTCGACTTTACTGCATGAGCGTTATACGCAATTAAGAGAGCAATACAATAATGAAATTTCTCAAAGAGCTTTAAGTGAAGATGTGAAATTGTATTTTAACGAAGGAAATTATTCTAAGGTTTTAGAATTTAAAGATTTAATTGATCAAAGTCAAAATCCAGATGATAAAGGCTATCTTAGTAAAGCCGCTATTAATAGTCTAAATGCAGAACTTTCAAAAGATGAGTGTATTAAAGCTACAGATCTTTATTTGCGTTTCGAAAGTTATGGGATCATTCAAGGCATTGATGGCAAAAAACATATGCTTGAATGTTTGCTTAGAACTTCAAAAATAGACAAGGCTAAAGAATATATCGAAAAAAATTATAATGAAGATAGTATTTATTATGGTTTGCAAAAGGCAAATTTATTGCTTGATGATAAAAAATATCAGCAAGTTTTGGATTTAAGCACTCAAATTTTAAATTCGCGAATTTTAAAAAGCGATGAGGAAAAATTTAAGGCTTTAAAGTTGAAATTTTTAGCGTATTTAAGAATGGATGATTATAATAATGCGATTAAATCTTTAATGCGTTTAGAAAAATTTCCTATGAATTATGAAATGGTTGAGCTTTATAATGAATTTGTGACATATTGTAAGGATAAAAATTTGCAAACAAGTATTTTAACTTATGCCACAAAGGCGATTGATTATCAAAACTTAAAAGGTGTAAATTTATTCAGCCCACAATTAGAATTTACCTATCTCGATGCTTTGTATAAAGCCCAAAGGTATGATGAAGCTTTGTTGGTTTTAAAGGATTTGATTAAAATTAAAAATTTAAATGCGGATGAAAAGGCAAGAATTTTTTATACCCAAGCATTGGTTTATGAGAAATTAGCAAATTTAAATGCACAAAAACAAAGCTTGCAACAGTGTTTGGATTTAAATTCAACTTCAAATTGGAAAAATCTTTGCCAAGATAAAAATCAATTATTAATTGATAAAAATTTATAA